The proteins below are encoded in one region of Streptomyces marianii:
- a CDS encoding CBS domain-containing protein yields MLHRRTVDDVMTEEVVTLRPDTPIHEVATLLDANDIVAAPVVDDDGAPIGVVSASDVLRHETGMPDPQGRHGNDERAWGKARARTAGALMSSPVFTARADWTIPRAARELRRRHVKQLPVVGDDGLLTGIVSRSDLLDAFIRSDVEIRSEVEQDVLGRILGLDEGTVAVEVHDGVVTLRGHVPEPRLVPVVVGLCQGVDGVVSVDAHLAATR; encoded by the coding sequence ATGCTGCACCGCCGCACGGTCGACGACGTGATGACCGAGGAGGTCGTCACCCTCCGCCCCGACACACCGATCCATGAGGTCGCCACCCTGCTGGACGCGAACGACATCGTCGCGGCCCCGGTCGTTGACGACGACGGCGCCCCCATCGGCGTCGTGTCCGCGTCCGACGTGCTGCGGCACGAGACCGGCATGCCCGATCCGCAGGGGCGGCACGGGAACGACGAGCGCGCCTGGGGCAAGGCCCGGGCCCGGACCGCGGGCGCGCTCATGAGCAGCCCCGTCTTCACCGCCCGCGCCGACTGGACGATCCCCCGGGCCGCGCGGGAACTCCGCAGGCGGCACGTCAAGCAACTGCCAGTGGTCGGCGACGACGGGCTCCTCACCGGCATCGTCAGCCGCAGCGACCTGCTCGACGCCTTCATCCGCTCTGACGTCGAGATCCGCAGCGAGGTCGAGCAGGACGTCCTGGGACGCATCCTCGGCCTGGACGAAGGCACCGTCGCGGTCGAGGTCCACGACGGGGTCGTCACCCTGCGAGGCCACGTTCCGGAACCGCGTCTCGTCCCAGTGGTCGTGGGTCTCTGCCAGGGTGTCGACGGCGTCGTCTCCGTGGACGCCCACCTCGCCGCCACCCGATAG
- a CDS encoding PP2C family protein-serine/threonine phosphatase, translating to MPFAIVLAVLGIEFSPAHYLATGPVLTTTPALAALTMGPMGTLSTAVLAAGVNAASATYNHSWGTLTQLIIGNFLGLFVVSVASVILSNAMRTRRQCELDQVRRIAVAAQEVVLRPVPERLGPVRAASLSLAAGTGALVGGDLYEAVQTPYGVRLIVGDVRGKGLTAMRAVAVTLGAFRVSVHYEDELTEVMHCCEASMRREAAVPGAYSQEVLTEGFITVLMAQVPDEQVVLVVNRGHPPPLVLHRGSVQALMPDTPLPPLGLEDLVDGLTAKAESFPFVRGDRLLLYTDGVIEARNRSNDFFPLPETMEGIRASTTPREFLEELHQALIRHTGGRLTDDVAMILVDRLDEDTAGSGYTSSTARTASTRPTYSAER from the coding sequence GTGCCCTTCGCGATCGTGCTGGCCGTGCTGGGCATCGAGTTCTCGCCCGCGCACTATCTGGCCACCGGCCCCGTGCTCACCACGACGCCGGCGCTGGCCGCGCTGACGATGGGGCCGATGGGCACGCTGTCCACGGCAGTCCTTGCTGCGGGTGTGAACGCGGCCTCCGCGACCTACAACCACTCGTGGGGGACACTGACCCAGCTGATCATCGGGAACTTCCTGGGGCTGTTCGTGGTGTCCGTGGCCAGTGTCATCCTGAGCAACGCCATGCGTACCCGCAGACAGTGCGAGCTCGACCAGGTCCGCCGGATCGCTGTGGCGGCCCAGGAGGTCGTCCTGCGGCCCGTCCCCGAGCGACTGGGCCCGGTGCGGGCCGCCAGCCTGAGCCTCGCCGCGGGGACAGGCGCGCTGGTTGGCGGTGATCTGTACGAGGCCGTGCAGACCCCGTATGGCGTCCGGCTGATCGTGGGGGACGTGAGGGGCAAGGGGCTGACTGCCATGCGCGCGGTCGCGGTGACCCTGGGCGCGTTCCGGGTGTCCGTGCACTACGAGGACGAGCTGACGGAGGTCATGCACTGCTGCGAGGCCTCGATGCGACGGGAGGCGGCCGTGCCCGGTGCGTACTCCCAGGAAGTCCTGACGGAGGGATTCATCACCGTCCTCATGGCCCAGGTGCCGGACGAACAGGTAGTGCTCGTGGTCAACCGTGGCCATCCGCCTCCGCTGGTGCTGCACCGGGGCAGCGTTCAGGCCCTGATGCCCGACACGCCACTGCCTCCGCTGGGTCTGGAAGACCTCGTGGACGGGCTTACCGCCAAGGCCGAGAGCTTTCCGTTCGTACGCGGCGACCGTCTGCTCCTGTACACCGACGGTGTGATCGAAGCCCGCAATCGCAGCAACGACTTCTTCCCCCTGCCGGAGACCATGGAGGGGATACGGGCGAGCACCACCCCGCGGGAGTTCCTGGAGGAACTGCACCAGGCGTTGATCCGCCATACCGGAGGCCGCTTGACGGACGACGTCGCGATGATCCTCGTCGACAGGCTCGACGAGGACACCGCCGGCAGCGGATACACGTCGAGCACGGCGCGTACAGCCTCCACGCGCCCCACGTACTCGGCGGAGAGGTAG
- a CDS encoding HEAT repeat domain-containing protein, with translation MTPEEQELVMGLAVGLGDGPTRTLDEVLAHFGESDGGALALRLLRDAMERQDADDVEMALIVHGAADASVEEFLEPLIELFPAEWHREHEDIVSMLGELHSPKTVPTLVLATRWVPEHLDFDENRALAVKAIWALGAIPSAEAREALEGLRDDENEVIRENAVKQLERRGEL, from the coding sequence ATGACCCCTGAGGAGCAGGAACTGGTCATGGGCCTGGCGGTCGGATTGGGTGACGGTCCGACGCGCACGCTCGACGAGGTGCTCGCCCACTTCGGCGAGTCCGACGGTGGGGCCCTGGCGCTCCGGCTGCTCCGGGACGCCATGGAGCGCCAGGACGCCGACGACGTCGAGATGGCGTTGATCGTCCATGGCGCCGCCGACGCCTCGGTCGAGGAGTTCCTGGAACCGTTGATCGAGCTGTTCCCCGCCGAATGGCACAGGGAGCACGAGGACATCGTGTCCATGCTGGGCGAGCTCCACTCGCCCAAGACGGTGCCGACGCTGGTCTTGGCGACTCGCTGGGTTCCCGAGCACCTGGACTTCGACGAGAACCGGGCGCTCGCGGTGAAGGCGATCTGGGCTCTCGGCGCCATTCCCAGCGCGGAGGCCCGGGAGGCCCTCGAGGGCTTGCGCGACGACGAGAACGAGGTCATCCGCGAGAACGCGGTGAAGCAGCTCGAACGCCGCGGCGAGCTCTGA
- a CDS encoding PAS domain-containing protein: MLDALFTQSPVGLVVVDSDLRVLRVNTASEGMRGAPVEQLLGRPVTWPTPTE, translated from the coding sequence ATCCTGGACGCTCTGTTCACCCAGTCACCGGTGGGTCTTGTGGTGGTGGACTCGGACCTGCGCGTCCTGCGCGTCAACACCGCCTCCGAAGGCATGCGCGGCGCTCCTGTCGAGCAACTGCTCGGCCGACCGGTGACCTGGCCGACCCCGACGGAGTGA
- a CDS encoding cation transporting ATPase C-terminal domain-containing protein, whose product MFLIFGVTQLGVALGSRARPGSLANPFLLVAVGAALSLQVAGVYLPALRALLGTEPLPLTDPAIAAAASIWMKRPCQVWHQTAPVRVLTKSMPTVSSPRRACRV is encoded by the coding sequence ATGTTCTTGATCTTCGGCGTGACGCAGCTCGGCGTGGCACTCGGTTCCCGGGCCCGCCCGGGAAGCCTGGCCAACCCGTTCCTACTCGTTGCCGTCGGCGCCGCGCTGAGCCTCCAAGTGGCCGGTGTCTATCTGCCTGCCCTGCGGGCCCTTCTGGGTACGGAGCCGCTTCCGCTCACCGATCCGGCGATCGCCGCCGCGGCTTCCATCTGGATGAAGCGTCCGTGCCAGGTGTGGCACCAGACCGCGCCGGTACGGGTGTTGACCAAAAGCATGCCGACGGTGTCGTCGCCCCGCAGGGCGTGCAGGGTGTAG
- a CDS encoding winged helix-turn-helix transcriptional regulator, translating to MRTYGQYCPIARGAEIFAERWTPLIIRNLHLGCGSFSEILEGAPGLSRTLLSQRLKQLERLGIVRSAPKPDGRGSHYELTPAGHDLFKVCVSLGEWGATWLEIAPEHLDPFVALWSMCNMLHRDRLPDRRIVIRFDFTGRRRPERYWLLIERGDTEICKTYPGIDEDLYITAEAEAFVKWHAGRQTWAEATRDRHIQLHGPSWLVRAFPTWNARSAFAHIEPVSRAAANSAARHLRDGRPVSGARGQDGN from the coding sequence GTGCGGACGTATGGCCAGTACTGCCCCATCGCCCGCGGCGCCGAGATCTTCGCCGAACGCTGGACGCCGCTGATCATCCGCAACCTGCACCTGGGCTGCGGAAGCTTCAGTGAGATCCTGGAGGGCGCCCCCGGGCTCTCCCGCACCCTGCTCTCGCAGCGGCTCAAGCAGCTCGAACGGCTCGGTATCGTCAGGTCGGCACCCAAGCCCGACGGACGGGGAAGCCACTACGAGCTCACGCCCGCTGGTCACGACCTGTTCAAGGTCTGCGTGTCGCTCGGCGAGTGGGGTGCGACCTGGCTCGAGATCGCCCCCGAGCACCTCGACCCCTTCGTGGCACTGTGGTCGATGTGCAACATGCTCCACCGAGACCGGCTCCCGGATCGGCGCATCGTCATCCGGTTCGACTTCACCGGCCGCCGGCGCCCCGAGCGGTACTGGCTGCTGATCGAGCGCGGAGACACCGAGATCTGCAAGACGTACCCCGGCATCGACGAGGACCTCTACATCACGGCGGAAGCCGAAGCCTTCGTCAAATGGCACGCCGGCCGGCAAACCTGGGCCGAAGCCACCCGCGACCGCCACATCCAACTCCACGGCCCCTCGTGGCTCGTGCGGGCTTTCCCCACCTGGAACGCCCGCAGCGCCTTCGCCCACATCGAACCGGTCTCCCGAGCCGCGGCGAACTCGGCAGCCCGACATCTTCGGGACGGCAGACCCGTGTCCGGGGCTCGGGGTCAGGACGGGAACTGA